Within Tistrella mobilis, the genomic segment CCCGTGATGCGTCGAGTTCGGGCGACCGGGTGCTGGCCGAAAGCTGCCTGCAGCATGCCGAGCATTATCTGCGCCTGATGAACGGCACCCAGGACGAGAACCGCACCGACCGGAGCCCCGTTCAGGACCGGTTCTCGCGCCCGGGGACCGAAACGGACTCCGACGAGGACGAGACCGAGACCGGCGACGCCGAGGGCGAGGACGAGGCCGCCGAGCCGGCGGAGCGCCCGAGCCGTGGCGACCGCTATGAGCGCGGCGATCGTGGCGAGCGTTTCGAGCGTGGCAGCCGTTTCGATCGCGGAGACCGTGATCGGGGTGACCGCGCCGAGCGTGGCGATCGGCCCGAACGTGGTGACCGACCTGAGCGCGGTGACCGGTCTGAACGTGGTGATCGGCCCGAACGTGGTGATCGCTCCGAGCGTGGTGACCGGCCCGAGCGTGGTGACCGGCCCGAGCGTGGTGACCGGACCGACCGGGGTGATCGCGATGACGAGCGGGGCGGTCGCCGTCGTCGCGGCCGTCGCGGCAATCGTGGCGAGGGCCGCGATGAGCGTGACACCGAGCGCGGTGGCGAGAGCGATCTGTTCGGTGGCGAGCAGCCGCGTGAACGGCGCCCGGCCGGCGATCTGACCCCGGCACCGCAGCCGGTTGCCGAGCAGCCGGCCCCGGTGGCCGAAAAGCCTGCACCGGTTGAAAAGCCTGCGCCTGCTGCCGCGGCACCGGTTGCCCCGGCGCCCGCCGCTCCGGCCCCTGCACCTGCCGCTCCGGCACCTGCGACGCCGGCGCCCGTTGCTTCGGCACCTGTCGCTTCGGCACCGGCGGCCGAACAGCCGGCCGAGCCGGCACCTGCTCCGCGTCGCCGGACCGCCAAGGCCGCCGAGGCTGCGGCAGCCGAGGCCGGAGAGGCCGAGGCGCCCAAGCCGCGCCGCACCCGCCGGACCAAGGCCGAGATGGCCGCGGCCGCGGAAGCGGCTGCCGCCGAGGGGGCTGCACCGGCCGAAAAGCCGGTCCGCAAGCGTGCGACCACCACCCGCACCCGCCGCAAGGCGAGCGAGGGTGAGGGCGAGGCCGGCTGACGAGCCCGGCCGGCTGCCATTGCTGCCTGAACGAACGCCGCTGTCGGGATGACCGACGGCGGCGTTCGTGTATCCGGGGGGCAGGCCTCGGTCGGGGCGGTTCAGCGGATGGTGATCGGATCGCCGGCGCGGATCGTGCCGGGGCGGGTCACGACGGTGAAGACGCCGAATTCCTTGTGGCCCTGGGTCGAGGAGAGGGCCGGCAGGACCTCCAGATCCCGGATGGCGGTACCCGGGCGGACATGGGTGGCGGCACAGCGAATGACCGGTGCCACCGCCTCGACGGCGACCTCGCCGATCTCGATGGTGCGGCCGATCAGGTCGCGCTCGATCCAGGGCTCGCCGAAATCGGCAACCAGATTATTGCGGAACCGCAGCGGATCCAGCGCCTCGGGCGCAAGCCCCATGGCATGAGCCAGCGCCCGGCCGCTCGCCAGATTGGTGATCGAGAGCATCTGGCGTTCCTTGTCGGTGAACGAACCCGTC encodes:
- a CDS encoding MOSC domain-containing protein, with protein sequence MADGALIDINRFPVKSLSVDRLTEARLETGAGLPADRRFAFAKIGTQPNPFQPEWRPKAAFHVMVTEPRMAAIACRYDTETDRLVLTLPDGEAIAGQGDDPDFGVRAGQLVARHLDLPPAKAPMLVKAGTGSFTDKERQMLSITNLASGRALAHAMGLAPEALDPLRFRNNLVADFGEPWIERDLIGRTIEIGEVAVEAVAPVIRCAATHVRPGTAIRDLEVLPALSSTQGHKEFGVFTVVTRPGTIRAGDPITIR
- a CDS encoding DUF4167 domain-containing protein, which gives rise to MGRQQGGGGGGGRPRPQQPVNRNRIFESNGPAGKIKGNLSQVIDRYLAAARDASSSGDRVLAESCLQHAEHYLRLMNGTQDENRTDRSPVQDRFSRPGTETDSDEDETETGDAEGEDEAAEPAERPSRGDRYERGDRGERFERGSRFDRGDRDRGDRAERGDRPERGDRPERGDRSERGDRPERGDRSERGDRPERGDRPERGDRTDRGDRDDERGGRRRRGRRGNRGEGRDERDTERGGESDLFGGEQPRERRPAGDLTPAPQPVAEQPAPVAEKPAPVEKPAPAAAAPVAPAPAAPAPAPAAPAPATPAPVASAPVASAPAAEQPAEPAPAPRRRTAKAAEAAAAEAGEAEAPKPRRTRRTKAEMAAAAEAAAAEGAAPAEKPVRKRATTTRTRRKASEGEGEAG